In Falco biarmicus isolate bFalBia1 chromosome 7, bFalBia1.pri, whole genome shotgun sequence, a single window of DNA contains:
- the RORA gene encoding nuclear receptor ROR-alpha isoform X2, translating to MMCFVLAAMKAQIEIIPCKICGDKSSGIHYGVITCEGCKGFFRRSQQSNATYSCPRQKNCLIDRTSRNRCQHCRLQKCLAVGMSRDAVKFGRMSKKQRDSLYAEVQKHRMQQQQRDHQQQPGEAEPLTPTYNITTNGLTELHDDLSNYIDGHTPEGSKADSAVSSFYLDIQPSPDQSGLDINGIKPEPICDYTPASGFFPYCSFTNGETSPTVSMAELEHLAQNISKSHMETCQYLREELQQITWQTFLQEEIENYQNKQREVMWQLCAVKITEAIQYVVEFAKRIDGFMELCQNDQIVLLKAGSLEVVFIRMCRAFDSQNNTVYFDGKYASPEVFKSLGCEDFISFVFEFGKSLCSMHLTEDEIALFSAFVLMSADRSWLQEKVKIEKLQQKIQLALQHVLQKNHREDGILTKLICKVSTLRALCGRHTEKLMAFKAIYPDIVRLHFPPLYKELFTSEFEPAMQIDG from the exons GGCTTTTTCAGAAGGAGTCAGCAAAGCAATGCTACGTACTCCTGTCCTCGCCAGAAGAACTGTTTGATTGACCGAACCAGTAGAAACCGCTGCCAACACTGTCGATTACAGAAATGCCTTGCTGTGGGGATGTCTCGAGATG CTGTAAAGTTTGGTCGAATGTCAAAAAAGCAGAGGGACAGCCTGTACGCGGAGGTGCAGAAACATcgaatgcagcagcagcagcgagaTCATCAGCAGCAACCAGGAGAGGCAGAACCACTAACACCAACATACAATATCACCACCAATGGGTTAACAGAGCTACATGATGACCTCAGTAATTACATTGATGGGCATACCCCTGAAGGTAGCAAAGCAGACTCTGCAGTTAGCAGCTTCTACTTAGACATACAGCCTTCTCCAGATCAGTCGGGTCTTGATATTAATGGAATCAAACCAGAACCAATATGTGACTACACACCAGCATCGGGCTTCTTCCCTTATTGTTCTTTTACAAATGGGGAGACCTCTCCAACTGTGTCCATGGCAGAATTAG AACACCTGGCACAGAACATTTCCAAGTCGCACATGGAAACTTGCCAGTACCTGCGGGAGGAGTTGCAGCAGATCACATGGCAGACCTTTCTGCAGGAGGAAATAGAGAACTACCAGAACAAG CAAAGGGAGGTAATGTGGCAGTTATGCGCAGTCAAAATAACAGAAGCTATACAGTATGTAGTGGAATTTGCCAAACGCATTGATGGCTTTATGGAACTGTGTCAAAACGATCaaattgtgcttttaaaagcag GGTCTTTAGAGGTTGTGTTCATCAGAATGTGCCGTGCCTTTGACTCCCAGAACAACACAGTCTACTTTGATGGCAAGTATGCTAGCCCAGAGGTTTTCAAGTCCTTAG GTTGTGAAGACTTCATTAGTTTTGTGTTTGAATTTGGAAAAAGTTTATGTTCTATGCACCTGACGGAAGATGAGAtagctttgttttctgcatttgttttaatgtcAGCAG ATCGCTCATGGCTTCAGGAGAAAGTAAAAATTGAAAAACTCCAACAGAAGATCCAGCTAGCACTTCAGCATGTCCTACAGAAGAACCACCGAGAAGATGGAATTCTAACAAAG ttaatATGCAAAGTGTCTACTTTAAGAGCACTGTGTGGACGACATACAGAAAAGCTTATGGCATTTAAAGCAATATACCCAGACATTGTACGACTTCATTTTCCTCCACTTTACAAGGAGTTGTTCACTTCAGAATTTGAGCCAGCGATGCAAATTGATGGGTAA
- the RORA gene encoding nuclear receptor ROR-alpha isoform X3 — MSKHKGKSQIEIIPCKICGDKSSGIHYGVITCEGCKGFFRRSQQSNATYSCPRQKNCLIDRTSRNRCQHCRLQKCLAVGMSRDAVKFGRMSKKQRDSLYAEVQKHRMQQQQRDHQQQPGEAEPLTPTYNITTNGLTELHDDLSNYIDGHTPEGSKADSAVSSFYLDIQPSPDQSGLDINGIKPEPICDYTPASGFFPYCSFTNGETSPTVSMAELEHLAQNISKSHMETCQYLREELQQITWQTFLQEEIENYQNKQREVMWQLCAVKITEAIQYVVEFAKRIDGFMELCQNDQIVLLKAGSLEVVFIRMCRAFDSQNNTVYFDGKYASPEVFKSLGCEDFISFVFEFGKSLCSMHLTEDEIALFSAFVLMSADRSWLQEKVKIEKLQQKIQLALQHVLQKNHREDGILTKLICKVSTLRALCGRHTEKLMAFKAIYPDIVRLHFPPLYKELFTSEFEPAMQIDG; from the exons GGCTTTTTCAGAAGGAGTCAGCAAAGCAATGCTACGTACTCCTGTCCTCGCCAGAAGAACTGTTTGATTGACCGAACCAGTAGAAACCGCTGCCAACACTGTCGATTACAGAAATGCCTTGCTGTGGGGATGTCTCGAGATG CTGTAAAGTTTGGTCGAATGTCAAAAAAGCAGAGGGACAGCCTGTACGCGGAGGTGCAGAAACATcgaatgcagcagcagcagcgagaTCATCAGCAGCAACCAGGAGAGGCAGAACCACTAACACCAACATACAATATCACCACCAATGGGTTAACAGAGCTACATGATGACCTCAGTAATTACATTGATGGGCATACCCCTGAAGGTAGCAAAGCAGACTCTGCAGTTAGCAGCTTCTACTTAGACATACAGCCTTCTCCAGATCAGTCGGGTCTTGATATTAATGGAATCAAACCAGAACCAATATGTGACTACACACCAGCATCGGGCTTCTTCCCTTATTGTTCTTTTACAAATGGGGAGACCTCTCCAACTGTGTCCATGGCAGAATTAG AACACCTGGCACAGAACATTTCCAAGTCGCACATGGAAACTTGCCAGTACCTGCGGGAGGAGTTGCAGCAGATCACATGGCAGACCTTTCTGCAGGAGGAAATAGAGAACTACCAGAACAAG CAAAGGGAGGTAATGTGGCAGTTATGCGCAGTCAAAATAACAGAAGCTATACAGTATGTAGTGGAATTTGCCAAACGCATTGATGGCTTTATGGAACTGTGTCAAAACGATCaaattgtgcttttaaaagcag GGTCTTTAGAGGTTGTGTTCATCAGAATGTGCCGTGCCTTTGACTCCCAGAACAACACAGTCTACTTTGATGGCAAGTATGCTAGCCCAGAGGTTTTCAAGTCCTTAG GTTGTGAAGACTTCATTAGTTTTGTGTTTGAATTTGGAAAAAGTTTATGTTCTATGCACCTGACGGAAGATGAGAtagctttgttttctgcatttgttttaatgtcAGCAG ATCGCTCATGGCTTCAGGAGAAAGTAAAAATTGAAAAACTCCAACAGAAGATCCAGCTAGCACTTCAGCATGTCCTACAGAAGAACCACCGAGAAGATGGAATTCTAACAAAG ttaatATGCAAAGTGTCTACTTTAAGAGCACTGTGTGGACGACATACAGAAAAGCTTATGGCATTTAAAGCAATATACCCAGACATTGTACGACTTCATTTTCCTCCACTTTACAAGGAGTTGTTCACTTCAGAATTTGAGCCAGCGATGCAAATTGATGGGTAA